The DNA window TGCGGATTGAGGAACCGAATGGCAGCCGTCCAGTGCCCAGTCGCCAGCCCCAGACGCGAGAAGCGCTGCGGAGTCGACCCGTGAATCTGCAGGTTGTAGGCCGCGGCCGAAGCGAGCGTTGGAGGGCCATAGAGCGGAACCGAAAGGAGATCGATCGGCGAAGCGAAATCCCGGTCAAAGTGCGGCTGGAACAGAGTAAATTGCGAAGTCGGCAATGAAGCGTTCTTCTGATGAACCGTCGCCGCTGAGACGTAATACGTCACATCAGAGGTAGAAAAGGTGTGTTGCTGCGGAGGAGGAGCCGTGCTGCTCGTTTTGCGCCCGTCAAGCGGTTGGCGGCGTTCCATGCTGTTGACGCTGCTGAGCGCCGTGGCGACGTCTGCCTGACTATCGGTGGCCGGACTGAAAGACTGCCAATCCCCTGTGTCCACGAAGAAACGATCAATTTCGACCCATTCTGTGTCGGCGCTGAATGCCGCCTGCTGCAGGTTCCGCTTGCGTTGCAGTACAAGATCGAATTGCACCGGCGTCGCCGGAGTCATGCTGCCTCCCGGTTGCACCAAAGTAGTCGTACCCCCAGCAATCCGCTTTGTGAATGTATAGAAATTCTGGTGCGGATAGGTGGCATCGGACCAGGAAAGGTCGAGGTCTGCCAGCGGTCGAGGAGGGGCCGAAGAATTTGAGGACACGACGGCAGATGTATTGGCTTTGGGAATAGCGCATTCCAACTCGCTGCCGTTCTGAAAATCGACGTAAAAATCGCTGGGCATCGGCACGCCGCCGCCGCCATACTTGGCGCTGCCATCGTGGCAGGAGATATAGAAATTCTCCCCGGGACCGATCGCCCCGCCGGCAGAACGCGGACTGCCACGGATCTCAACTTCAGCCACCGTATCGGCGGCACTCCCGTTATGCAGCACCCGCACGATTCTCCACGAATCGTCTCGCAAGTTGATCGTGAACGGACTGCTGTTACGAAGTTCGACATACAGGAATTCGTGATCGGCGTCGTTTTCCTCTTCGACCAGAGTGCGGGCACGGTCGGTGCTATTGCGGGGGACCAGCAGCATCAACACTTCGCTGAACGAAAGCGTCTCTCCTTCCACGCCATACACAGTTTCGGTACTGCCGGCTTGCCAGCCATCGGTCAGGTTTGGGTCATAGTCGAATCGCGTAATCGTGTTGTCCCGGTCAAGCGCATCGACATAGTTCACCGCGAACTGAGCCATTTCTCGTACGGCGTCAACATAGCCGTCGGAGTCAACGTCGACAAAACCAAGATTCAGCGGGTTCAAGTTGGTGTAGGAGGGAGTAGTCGTAGTGGGATTAAAGGTCGATCCTCCCCAGGCGGTCGTATAAAGCAAAACATAGATGTCCCGAGCCAATCGCTGACGGTCATAGCGCGCCCAGACTTCTTGTGCAAACTTATCGGAACTTGCAGCTGAGAAAGGGCAGGCCGCAAATCCGCCTGCGGCCGCCGGAATATTCGGTTCCAGATGATTCAGGGCATCACTCGTGTCATAGTAGTTCGTCGTGATCGGTGTCGAGCCGTCGTATGTCGTCAGATGATCGTGCTGGACTGGGCGAATGGCGCCGCTGTTGAACAGATAACTGTTTGTGTCGGTGTCTGCCGAGGTGAACGCTGAATGCGGCGTAAGTTCGCGATAAATCGGATTTCCCGCCCGATCAAAATTCACCAGCAGTCGATTGATGTTCAGCTTCTGCTGTGGAAGTTTCTGCTGCGAATTGAAATTATTTTTCGCGGGAGTGGAGTCGAAAGTCAGCCCGGCAGTGTTAGCCACTTCCTGCGCAATAGGGACTGTCAGCAGTCGGCGGATGACAGGACGAAACGGATCAACAATGCTGGTGGCGGCGGCGGCGTTGTTACTCGAAGAGATCCGTTCGTGCCGGGATGTGATCGAGCCGAAAGACGGAGGAAAGCGTGCCGTCCCGTTGTCTGTGAATTCCCATTGGCGGTTGAAGCTCGCGGGATAGCACAGTTCCTTGCGATCCCAACTGTCTGTAGTGAACTGTCGACGAATCGCTTCCGCCTGCCGACTGTACTCGAAGTTCATCGGGGCGAGATTCCGCAGTCGTGAATGCTGGCTGGCCGAGGCCCAAGAAGTATTGGAAAGGTGCAGTGCCGCCATCTCTCCCGGCTCGAACGGTCGATCTTTGGCATAATTCCGCTGGCCGGGCTCGATCACAATCTCGTCCGGCTCATCAGTCAATGCGGTACTGTCGGCATTACTCTGCAAAGCTGTAGAAGATGCTCTCAGTGAATGCACACCCGAATAATTGGCCGACAGTGTTTCATCTGTCTCCTGCCACTTCGGATCGTAGTTGGGCCAGACTGCCGGACTGCCGGTGGTCGGCGTTCCTCCCAATGACCGTCGCGGTTCGTTGTAAGTGGTGGCATGGGGATATTGCGCCTGGCCGATATAATCAAGAGGATGCACGAACGGCGGTTGGACGAGCGGGTTGAGATATGTATCGGTTCGAAATCGGCCGCCTCGCTGGTAATCGGAGTCGTCGTCCGTGCTAGTGGTTCCGGCCATTGTGGTGAAAGCGACCGTCTCGGTGCCGGCTCCTGTACTCCAGCGCCCGAGGTACGGGGAGCCGCCGTAGGGGTCAGTATGCCCTTTCAGAAGCATGGCTAGTTCCATGTTCGCGGTCGCAGCCATCCTGTTGCGGGCCGAAGCCGTGGTGTAATAGCTCGACGGCGTAAATCCAAAGATCGAGCCATGCACCTTCAGCGCGAGGTCCTGATCCGAAGAGGAAAGATAACTGCTATTATTAGGGTCGGAAAACAGGGCATATGTCGGATTGATCTCCGTGGAACTGAGCCCCAGGTTCGACGTGTGAATCGAACGAATGTTGCCGCTGCTGGTATCGTTTCCATAGGGATGGGAATAGCCATAGCCCGAATCCGGGTAGCTCGAGCCGGCAACTGTGCGATTGAGGTTTAGATTGCCGTGGGTGTTGACGTTCAGCAACCCATCGGCGTCAACGACTTTGAAATAGAACAGCGGCATTACTTGCCTGCCGCCGGGAAGATCGACGATCGGGTGATCCAAATCCATATAAATGGAATCGCGGATCCCATCTCCATCGGCATCCGCATCAAACTCCAGCGTGCGGGATGTGCTGCCAACTGAAGGGGGAGACGAAAGGATTCCGCATTCATTCGAATTGCCGTCGTTGTCGACATCGACATTGAAAGGAAATGCTGCAAGTACCCGGCTTTGGTCGCCGCTCTTGGCAGCCTGAGCTGTCACCAGAAACCGACGATTCGCGTTATCCCCTGCAGTCAGCGAGCCAGCCGCTACATAAGCATGAGATTGATGTGGGCGCAGCACCATGGCTGCGTAATTGGAATCCGTGTAGAGATTATTAAACCCGTTTTGCGAGCCTCGCATCCCGGGGAGATACTGAGGACGGAAGTAGGATGGAATTGTTACGCCAGAAGCCGAGTCTTCATAAGAAAGAAACAGTGAATTGACATCCGGATACGTGTAACCGGCGTCCGGGGAAAACTGAAAACTGGTGTTCGAGGTGTAGTCCGTTCCCCCATTCGCTCTGAGCGAAAAGTTCATCAGCAGCAGTTCAGCCTGCGTTGCCGCCGAATAGCTGTTGTTGCCGAGGTAATCGAACCAGAACGTCTTGCTCATGGTTGTCGGAGCAGTCGTAATATCGACATGGCCGTCTTTATTTGCGTCGTTTGAAGTTCGCCATGTACTCGTGATCAAAGACGGATCAATTCGCACCGAAATCCCGTTCCCGTTATACGGAATCAGATCTGTCGGCGTGCCGTCGGCGTTCATTGTGCCGATGACATGCGAGAGCATCGACCAGCGGCTTCCGTAGAGTGCGCTGTTCTGGCGGCTGCTCTCAGTGTGAGAAATCACCTGCTGCAACCCAAAATCGAAGATCGGATCCGGGTCGACTTCGAGCGGGTCGGTGTTGCCGTAGAATTCGGCGGTGGCGCGTTCCTGGCTGGTCCAGCTGTAGAAGAACAGACCGAGGAACAGCAACGTGGTCATCAGCGAGACGACCACGATGATCACCGCACCCCCGCCCCGACCCGTCGGGCAGGCGGCTGCCTGCACGCGGATTTCATTTCGAAGTGAGCGCTGGTTTCGCATCATGATCGATCTCGTTTGCGTCGCCCGCAAGCTGATAAGGCTATGTTCGAGCCGGCGTGAATCGTCGGCGGAAATTGACTGAAGAAAACTATTCAACAAACGAATGCACGAGCGTCACCTGCCGCGACAGGTTGCTGGAAACATCGCGATAACGGACGGTAATTCGAATCGCCTTGAGCCCAACCCGATTGTCAACGCACTGCCACCGGGCAGTGCCATCTTGCACAATGACCCCTGGCATAGGCGGAAATTCGGGCGGCTTACTGCCCTTAGTGCCGGCCGAAATCACTTGATAAGCCAGACTGTAGTTCTGATACGTTGTCGCAGACCGGACGTATGTCATTGAAGGAACAGCGAGAGTAGTTCCAGTCGTAAGCGACGAACCCAATCCGGACCAGTTTGCTGAAAACGACCCTGTTGCTGTAACAAGAGGCCGAAATGGTGCTTGATAAGGGGATGCGCCAACATTCAGGTCGGAGGTCATGGCTGGATGCCAAGTGTCGTAGATGTTGCTTAGGCCGCCTGCCGACTTGTAGTCGGCATTTTGACTGTTGAGATATGTCACCGCGGCGACAGGCGATGAAGCGCCGATGCTGACAAAACCGTTCGCTCCGGGATCGAGAACTTCGATGTTGAAAGCCTCAACATTGGTCAGCAGGATGTCTTCACCAATGCGGTTGGTGTTTGTCTGATATTGATCAATTGTGCCGATCGGGGACGTAGTGTCGGTTAGATCCGTCCGGGTATAAGGGTTATTAGTCGGGGTTTGTCCCGGCCAGAGGAAGCCGCCCGTGCCTGTCGAAGATGTTTCTTCGGCCGTAAAACGCCCGAAGAAGGCTGAGTTTGAATCGAATTCAACGGGAATCCCCGTATTCGGATTAAACCCGTACCTGGTGTAGCTCTGAGCTATCGGAGAGTTTGTACGACCGAGGTGATTGTCGAGCGAATCGACGCTGTGAAACAAAAGATAAGTCCCGCTGCCGTCGGACTGGCGCGATGCGGCATAGTCGAAGTCGTTGTAGAAATCGCCCGAGTAGCTTCGTACGGTATTATTTCCGGACATAAACGAAGTTGGCGTGCCGTAGACACGAATCGGTCCATTCGTAGACGCTGACGAGTACGTTGGCTGGACGTCAAACGAAGGGCTCGCCGGGAGTGGATCTCTCAGCAGCATGACGCGTCGGCAAAGGTTTCCGTTTCTGAGGAAGTAGCTGATCTCCGCAGCGCGCGATTGGCCTTGGCCATTCGCGATTCCGTCATCCATGTCCGGCTCGTTGTTACCGTTGGTACTTAACGAAGACGCCTTACCGACGTACGGGCGTTGTTGGTTGTTCGTCGGGGCGTCGCCCCGCTGGCCGGAGCGGATCATCGTGGTGAACTGAAGGACGTCGTCCCAGTCGATTGCCGGGTCGTTCTCTGAGAAGTAGAAGTACCCGCGCTGATTGGCAGGGTCGATGATGGGCTCGTCGCCGGCTGCGAGGGGGACAATGCCCTGCACGGTACCATACGGCCAGGCGGGCTGACGGTAGGTCATGTTCTGCAGATCGCCCCGAAGTACGCCACTCAGGTTGCGGGCCTTTTGATCGTTGTTCGCCATGCCGCGTTGCTCGGTCATCGTGCCGATGGCAGAGCCGAAGATCTGGGCGAACAGCAGCATGATGAGCACGACCAGCCCGGTCGAAACCAGCATTTCGACGAGCGTGAAGCCGGAGGAGGCTTGAGCGACAGGCGCTGAGAGTTGAGGACGACGGGTACGAACAACGAAAAAACGCTCCTGCCCGGCGTGGCCGAGAGGTCGCTGCGAATCAAATTGTCCGCGGGCAGGTTTCATAGTTCGATATCAAAGACTTTGATGATGCCTGGC is part of the Planctomicrobium piriforme genome and encodes:
- a CDS encoding PulJ/GspJ family protein, which produces MKPARGQFDSQRPLGHAGQERFFVVRTRRPQLSAPVAQASSGFTLVEMLVSTGLVVLIMLLFAQIFGSAIGTMTEQRGMANNDQKARNLSGVLRGDLQNMTYRQPAWPYGTVQGIVPLAAGDEPIIDPANQRGYFYFSENDPAIDWDDVLQFTTMIRSGQRGDAPTNNQQRPYVGKASSLSTNGNNEPDMDDGIANGQGQSRAAEISYFLRNGNLCRRVMLLRDPLPASPSFDVQPTYSSASTNGPIRVYGTPTSFMSGNNTVRSYSGDFYNDFDYAASRQSDGSGTYLLFHSVDSLDNHLGRTNSPIAQSYTRYGFNPNTGIPVEFDSNSAFFGRFTAEETSSTGTGGFLWPGQTPTNNPYTRTDLTDTTSPIGTIDQYQTNTNRIGEDILLTNVEAFNIEVLDPGANGFVSIGASSPVAAVTYLNSQNADYKSAGGLSNIYDTWHPAMTSDLNVGASPYQAPFRPLVTATGSFSANWSGLGSSLTTGTTLAVPSMTYVRSATTYQNYSLAYQVISAGTKGSKPPEFPPMPGVIVQDGTARWQCVDNRVGLKAIRITVRYRDVSSNLSRQVTLVHSFVE